TCAAAGGAGCGTCGCTAGAACATATTTACAGGCACAGACTCACTTTTAATTCTGTTCGTCTTGCTTCCGAAAGCGAAATCGACCTGATAGCCCAGGGCGAAGCACATGGGCACCAAGGGGTACAGCACGACCGAGCTCCGCGTCTTGCGGTAACCGAGGAGCAGGAACGTCGCCGAGGAGAGCAAGAAGGGTGCGAACCACTCAAGGCGCTCTCGCACCGACGCCACCTGCAGCGCCATCTGCCTCTGCGCCATCCTTCGGGCTGCCTCCTGCTGCAGCCTGGCCTGTGGGGTGGGGGCGCCTTTGctttcatatgcatacacacacacacatacatataaaggaatatatatgtatgggtgtagctatgtatgtatgtatgtatgtatgtatatatatatatatatatatatatatatatatatatatatatcataaataaatataagtgtatacatatatataaacacagacacacaaacacacacacacacacacacacacacacacacacacacacacacacacaaatatatatataaatatattatataatatatatatatatatattatatatatgctatatatatatatagatatataatatatatatatatatatatatatttgtgtgtgtatatatgtatatatattcataaataaatacatgcctatgcatacatataaacacacacacacatacatacatacatacatacatacatacatatatatatatatatatatataaaatatatatatatatataaaaatatatatatacatagacacacatgcatatgtgtgtgtatacatatatatatatatatatatatatatatatatatatatatatatatatatgtatatattcttcttttaacggtaggttcatgtctgagccgccgtggtcacagcatgatacttaattgtagtttttcatgttgtgatgctcttggagtgagtacgtggtagggtccccagttcctttccacggagagtgccggtggtacctttttaggtaatcattctctctatttatccgggctttggaccagcacttgacttgggctggcttggccacccagtggctaggtaggcaatcaaggtgaagttccttgcccaagggaacaacgcggcggtcggtgactcgaaccttcgaattcagattgccgtcgtgacagtcttgagtccgacgctctaaccattcggccaccgcggccttatatatgtatatatatatacttatataaacacacacacatacacacacatatatgcgattgtgtgagtatatatatatatatatatatatatatatatatatatatatatatgtatatatatgtatgtgtgtgtgtgtgtttatgtgtgtgtttcctgtgtgatatatgtgtgtgtctttccacacacacacacacacacacacacacaaacacgcacgcacacacacacacacacaacacacacacacacacatacacacacacacatatatatatatatatatatatataatatatatatatatatatatatatatatattattatatgtatatatatatatatatatatatatatatatatatatattttatatatgtgtggtggtggtgtgtgtgtgtgtgttggggtgttgtgtgtgtgtgttatgtgtgtatgtgtgagtgtgtacacatatataaaacataatataaatatatatatgtgttaatatatatatatatatatatatatatatatatatatatatatatatatgtaatatatatatgtatgtgtgtg
The Penaeus monodon isolate SGIC_2016 chromosome 18, NSTDA_Pmon_1, whole genome shotgun sequence genome window above contains:
- the LOC119584437 gene encoding uncharacterized protein LOC119584437 isoform X3, coding for MAQRQMALQVASVRERLEWFAPFLLSSATFLLLGYRKTRSSVVLYPLVPMCFALGYQVDFAFGSKTNRIKNIAEGIMSHEGHLIHVPEWHYSNPPQAKSRWAPLLSRPHPDTPTSGAQAKIKESH
- the LOC119584437 gene encoding uncharacterized protein LOC119584437 isoform X2, with amino-acid sequence MITQDMEEELARLQQEAARRMAQRQMALQVASVRERLEWFAPFLLSSATFLLLGYRKTRSSVVLYPLVPMCFALGYQVDFAFGSKTNRIKNIAEGIMSHEGHLIHVPEWHYSNPPQAKSRWAPLLSRPHPDTPTSGAQAKIKESH
- the LOC119584437 gene encoding uncharacterized protein LOC119584437 isoform X1, yielding MITQDMEEELVRRSSASHLAYLCARLQQEAARRMAQRQMALQVASVRERLEWFAPFLLSSATFLLLGYRKTRSSVVLYPLVPMCFALGYQVDFAFGSKTNRIKNIAEGIMSHEGHLIHVPEWHYSNPPQAKSRWAPLLSRPHPDTPTSGAQAKIKESH